A portion of the Magnolia sinica isolate HGM2019 chromosome 17, MsV1, whole genome shotgun sequence genome contains these proteins:
- the LOC131230513 gene encoding uncharacterized protein LOC131230513 produces MLSSLLPKLISLEQCAFVKGRAINENIAMAQEAIRELDKKSHGGNIILKLDLEKAYDRISWSFLKQVFGRHSPRRSIIPSFVHLSGKSILQIFQATTLACRSSLITIKKFLDSFQDMSGQKINYSKSSFLYSDKLPVVRFMSIERVLGIAKARAGVQYLGVPLLKWRTKQADFQFLIDKVERRISG; encoded by the exons ATGCTGAGCTCTCTCCTCCCCAAGCTGATATCGCTGGAGCAATGTGCGTTCGTGAAAGGGAGAGCCATCAACGAGAACATTGCCATGGCCCAGGAGGCAATTAGAGAGCTCGATAAGAAGTCCCACGGCGGCAATATTATCTTGAAGCTAGATTTAGAAAAAGCGTATGATAGGATCAGTTGGAGCTTTCTCAAGCAA GTCTTCGGGAGGCATTCGCCAAGGCGATCCATTATCCCCAGCTTTGTTCATCTTAGTGGCAAAAGCATTCTCCAGATCTTTCAAGCAACTACTCTTGCGTG TCGGAGTTCGTTGATCACCATCAAGAAGTTCCTTGATTCCTTCCAAGATATGTCGGGCCAAAAAATTAACTACAGCAAGAGTAGTTTCCTCTATTCAGATAAGTTGCCAGTTGTGAGATTCATGTCCATTGAGCGCGTTCTAGGTATTGCCAAAGCTAGAGCAGGAGTCCAATATTTGGGGGTACCATTACTTAAGTGGAGAACCAAACAGGCAGATTTTCAATTCCTTATAGACAAAGTTGAAAGAAGGATTAGTGGCTAG